One window of Hoplias malabaricus isolate fHopMal1 chromosome 16, fHopMal1.hap1, whole genome shotgun sequence genomic DNA carries:
- the LOC136671298 gene encoding uncharacterized protein, with the protein MAFFRPTVLQPVVQVHRFIEGPAVFFSHGLPYASAGVQFINIQPVFHRYGLENHLYPGFLRPIGPAVSPRYFVAPANVQFNTATSAGLCYPLCAAGQLPLAQPSAVNICQQQLFGQCLQEQHCSLHFTVETGRKRIRELSDEEDLEPPHRRPRLSSTEDTCDAVVDKEEDLLFPDLIEELNEEPGIWELAEEMINLLDEVPGIWDEGFSVAV; encoded by the exons ATGGCTTTCTTCAGACCGACGGTTCTTCAGCCTGTGGTTCAGGTCCATCGATTCATCGAGGGACCAGCAGTTTTCTTCAGCCACG GTCTGCCTTATGCCTCAGCTGGGGTCCAGTTTATTAACATCCAGCCAGTTTTCCATCGTTACGGACTGGAGAACCACCTCTATCCGGGTTTCCTCCGTCCTATTG GCCCAGCAGTATCACCGAGGTACTTCGTGGCACCAGCAAATGTTCAGTTTAACACCGCAACATCTGCAG GTTTGTGCTACCCCCTCTGTGCAGCTGGCCAGCTGCCCCTTGCACAACCTTCGGCTGTAAACATCTGCCAGCAACAGCTCTTCGGTCAGTGTCTACAAGAGCAACACTGCAGTCTGCACTTTACTGTGGAGACGGGGAGGAAGAGGATCAGAGAGCTCTCTGATGAAGAGGATCTTGAGCCCCCTCACAGGAGACCTCGTCTCAGCTCCACCGAAGACACCTGCGACGCAGTTGTGGACAAGGAGGAAGACCTGCTCTTTCCTGACCTGATTGAAGAACTGAACGAGGAACCAGGCATTTGGGAGCTGGCGGAGGAAATGATCAACCTACTGGATGAAGTTCCTGGTATCTGGGACGAGGGCTTCTCAGTGGCTGTTTAA